From Hydra vulgaris chromosome 15, alternate assembly HydraT2T_AEP, one genomic window encodes:
- the LOC136091876 gene encoding ATP-dependent DNA helicase PIF1-like, whose amino-acid sequence MQLTENDLDFLMEKIYQFNRAHPATLEEIRIHAITSKQILCRNCEWDCYSKWDEFFNQEMKRIPHILILMMMIEQNLLPENEMMVAKFLVNEPDDLYCKVEQMNNINENKKMLEKIINMNSLLKEIRENLTDKEKENCKTLTDEKMASLKFLLDENDSDFLFKTRTNLNQIIKKMLSLQQQKALQWLDEGKNFFITGGAGCGKSYIVNQIAQSEQIYKTIHITASTGKASYLINGVTIHAFAGIETGVKSVDYYKRHMHPDIKKTWLETDVLIIDEISMINASTFDLLHSIACEIRQCYDELFGGVQVIACGDFFQLPPVSGQFVFKSQIWLHYMTEVLVLTQCFRQKDDEQFFGALNELRVGQVSDKTIDYFMSRCFEKDENLNSKYTRLFFRNIEVDVYNNQKMETIKQEGYWFYAKDIIKNRNIPCSFQIPAAVYLKIGAIVMLVRNINVEEGLCNGSIGTVILIESNAVWVMMNKKEVKIECVKEEILDCSHTVVGSRYGLPLKLAFSFTVHKAQGSTMNKAVVQFNSKAFNNSLYYVSLSRVCNINDIFIIINNKFDLRTLFKSITVDTDVLEFYEKYM is encoded by the exons atgcaactaaCAGAAAATGATTTGGAttttttgatggaaaaaataTACCAATTCAATCGAGCTCACCCAGCTACATTGGAAGAAATTCGAATACATGCGATtacttcaaaacaaattttatgtcGCAATTGTGAATGGGATTGCTATTCCAAGTGGGACGAATTTTTCAATCAAGAAATGAAAAGAATACCTCATATATTGATTTTGATg atgATGATCGAACAAAACCTATTGCCTGAAAACGAAATGATGGTTGCAAAGTTTTTGGTTAATGAACCAGATGATTTATATTGTAAAGTGGAGCAA atgaataatataaatgaaaataaaaaaatgttggagAAGATTATAAATATGAATTCTTTGTTGAAAGAAATTCGCGAAAATTTAACTGACAAGGAGAAAGAAAATTGCAAAACTTTAACTGACGAGAAAATGGcatctttgaaatttttgttagaTGAAAACGATAgtgactttttatttaaaacacgaacaaatttaaat caaataataaaaaaaatgttatctttgCAACAACAAAAAGCACTTCAATGGCTTGATGaaggaaagaatttttttattactggtgGTGCTGGATGTGGTAAAAGTTATATTGTCAACCAAATTGCTCAAAGtgaacaaatttataaaacaatacataTTACAGCGAGTACAGGAAAAGCATCTTATTTAATCAATGGTGTCACCATACATGCTTTTGCTGGTATAGAAACTGGTGTTAAAAGTGTTGATTATTATAAACGTCATATGCATccagacattaaaaaaacatggttggAAACTGATGTTTTAATTATTGATGAAATTTCAATGATTAACGCTTCAACATTTGATTTATTACACTCGATAGCTTGTGAAATTAGACAATGTTACGATGAATTATTTGGTGGTGTACAAGTGATTGCTTGTGGTGATTTTTTTCAGTTACCACCTGTTTCAggacaatttgtttttaaatcacaaatatGGCTACACTACATGACAGAAGTGTTGGTTTTAACTCAATGTTTTAGACAAAAAGACGACGAACAATTTTTTGGAGCTTTAAATGAACTACGTGTTGGTCAAGTTTCAGACAAAACTATTGATTATTTTATGTCGCgttgttttgaaaaagatgaaaatttaaactctAAATATACAAGATTGTTTTTTAGAAACATCGAAGTGGATGTTTATAACAATCAAAAAATGGAAACTATCAAACAAGAAGGGTATTGGTTTTATGctaaagatattattaaaaatcgAAATATTCCATGCTCGTTTCAAATTCCGGCAGCTGTTTATCTTAAAATAGGTGCTATTGTGATGCTTGTAAGAAATATTAATGTGGAAGAAGGTTTGTGCAATGGTTCTATTGGTACCGTTATTTTAATAGAAAGTAATGCAGTTTGGGTGatgatgaataaaaaagaagtcaAAATTGAATGTGTCAAAGaagaaattttagattgttCTCATACTGTCGTAGGCTCAAGATATGGTTTGCCTTTAAAATTAGCATTTTCTTTTACGGTTCATAAAGCACAAGGAAGTACCATGAATAAAGCCGTTGTTCAATTTAATTCAAAGGCTTTTAATAATAGTCTTTATTATGTTTCTTTATCACGAGTTTGTAATATTAacgatatatttataattattaataataaatttgatttacgaacactatttaaaagtattactgTTGATACTGATGTTTtggaattttatgaaaaatacatgtaa